One Colius striatus isolate bColStr4 chromosome 10, bColStr4.1.hap1, whole genome shotgun sequence genomic region harbors:
- the QSOX1 gene encoding sulfhydryl oxidase 1, whose translation MWRRRRARGGGGGRWWPAAALVLTLSVPAVRPGGLYSASDPLELLGTEAEGRLLGSPSAWAVEFFASWCGHCVHFAPTWRALANDLREWRPAVMLAAIDCADEANQQVCADFGITGFPTLKFFRAFSKKAEDGIRITNPGASVEDLRHAIITNLEQSQDAWPPACPPLEPASTEEVRTFFQRNKDRYLALIFEKSNSFVGREVALDMLQYENVAVRRVLSSEKDLVEKFGVTTFPSGYLLLRNGSFSRLPVHMEARSFYTYYLRTLSGITRGSYKLNTTISASNETNTSQPKPADRSKVYMADLESTLHYTLRVEATRPAVLSGAQLDAFRCYVALLVKYFPGRPCVQTYLQSLDTWLRNWTEPELPRSTLKEAMKNKRDASHPAVLPTNVTWVGCQGSEPHFRGYPCGLWTIFHLLTVQAAQSGPDKELPLEVLGTLRCYVRHFFGCQECAQHFEAMAAESMERVAGREEAVLWLWSHHNRVNARLAGGDTEDPKFPKLQWPPPDMCPQCHKEERGVHAWDEAAVFTFLKAHFSPANISPDYAEADPIPREGTGARLGSEQPRAEREEEEEKETEGELRAPGRPGSPEPRRPSIVRLNPRQREAGEDIVDLDSFSEQHFKSQALSAAAGRRQRLSKRDTIALPRGAGLGRERRRAPAGLLRHRDDEEEAGDSLRRSPWLRVLGLGFSRLDISLCVALYLLSSLCLLGMYTFFRLRTRARKSRPGFPMA comes from the exons atgtggcggcggcggcgggcgcggggcggcggcggcgggcgctggtGGCCGGCGGCGGCCCTGGTGCTGACGCTGTCGGTGCCGGCGGTGCGGCCCGGTGGGCTGTACTCGGCCTCTGACCCTTTGGAGCTGTTGGGGACGGAGGCGGAGGGGCGGCTGCTGGGCTCCCCCAGCGCCTGGGCCGTCGAGTTTTTCGCGTCCTGGTGCGGGCACTGCGTCCACTTCGCGCCCACATGGCGGGCCCTGGCCAACGACCTCCGCG AGTGGAGGCCTGCGGTGATGCTGGCGGCCATCGACTGTGCCGACGAGGCCAACCAGCAAGTGTGTGCTGATTTTGGGATAACTGGCTTTCCCACGCTGAAG TTCTTCAGAGCTTTTAGCAAGAAGGCAGAGGATGGGATAAGGATTACCA ATCCCGGTGCCAGCGTGGAGGACCTGCGCCATGCTATCATCACCAACTTGGAGCAGAGCCAGGATGCCTGGCCGCCTGCCTGCCCTCCGCTGGAGCCAGCCAG CACGGAGGAGGTTCGCACCTTCTTCCAGAGGAACAAGGACCGGTACCTGGCTCTGATCTTCGAGAAGAGTAACTCCTTTGTGGGCAGAGAG GTTGCACTGGACATGCTGCAGTACGAGAACGTGGCGGTGAGGAGGGTGCTAAGCAGTGAGAAGGATCTCGTGGAGAAGTTCGGCGTCACCACTTTCCCCTCTGGCTACCTGCTGCTCCGCAATGGCTCCTTTTCCCGCCTGCCTGT gcaCATGGAGGCACGCTCCTTCTACACCTACTACCTGCGCACGCTCTCGGGCATCACCCGCGGCTCCTACAAGCTCAACACAACCATCAGCGCATCCAACGAGACCAACACATCCCAGCCAAAGCCTGCTGACCG CTCCAAGGTGTACATGGCCGACCTGGAGTCCACACTGCACTACACGCTGCGGGTGGAGGCTACCCGCCCTGCCGTGCTGTCAGGAGCACAGCTGGATGCCTTCAGGTGCTACGTGGCCTTGCTGGTGAAG TACTTCCCTGGGCGCCCCTGCGTGCAGACCTACCTGCAGTCGCTGGATACCTGGCTGAGGAACTGGACGGAGCCTGAGCTGCCCCGCAGCACTTTGAAGGAGGCCATGAAGAATAAGAGAGAT GCCTCCCACCCTGCTGTGCTCCCCACCAATGTGACCTGGGTGGGCTGCCAGGGCAGTGAACCCCACTTCCGTGGCTACCCCTGCGGGCTCTGGACCATCTTCCACCTGCTGActgtccaggctgcccagagcggcCCTGACAAAG AGCTGCCGCTGGAGGTGCTGGGCACCTTGCGCTGCTACGTCCGGCACTTCTTCGGCTGCCAGGAGTGTGCGCAGCACTTCGAGGCCATGGCGGCAGAGTCCATGGAGCGGGTGGCAGGCCGGGAGGAGGCCGTCCTCTGGCTCTGGTCCCACCACAACCGGGTCAACGCTCGCCTGGCAG GAGGTGACACGGAGGACCCCAAGTTTCCTAAGCTGCAGTGGCCTCCACCCGACATGTGTCCCCAGTGTCACAAGGAGGAGCGGGGAGTGCACGCCTGGGACGAGGCAGCCGTGTTCACCTTCCTCAAGGCACACTTCTCCCCGGCCAACATCTCCCCAGACTACGCTGAGGCTGACCCCATCCCCAGGGAGGGGACGGGTGCCAGGCTGGGCAGTGAGCAGCCGcgagcagagagagaggaagaggaggaaaaggagacagagggTGAGCTGAGAGCTCCGGGGCGACCGGGCTCCCCCGAGCCACGCCGGCCCAGCATTGTGCGGCTGAACCCCAGGCAGCGGGAGGCAGGTGAGGACATCGTGGACCTGGACTCCTTCAGCGAGCAGCACTTCAAGAGCCAGGCCCTGAGCGCGGCAGCTGGCCGGCGCCAGCGCCTCAGCAAGCGGGACACCATTGCCCTGccccgcggggccgggctgggTCGCGAGCGCCGGCGGGCTCCTGCCGGCCTGCTCCGGCACCGCGACgatgaggaggaggctggggacagCCTGAGGAGGAGTCCCTGGCTGCGGGTGCTGGGCTTGGGCTTCTCCCGCCTGGACATCAGCCTGTGCGTGGCCCTGTACCTGCTGTCATCCCTGTGCCTGCTGGGCATGTACACCTTCTTCCGCCTGCGCACGCGCGCCCGCAAGAGCCGCCCCGGCTTCCCCATGGCCTGA